ACAGTTTAATCCTACTATCATTACTGATAAAAATAACTTATAGATAATATAAATGTTGACCCTGTGTGTAGTGTGTATTCCCACATTGTAGTAACCACATTCTTACCATGCTTTTTGGGGATCTGTGTGCCCGACCGGTCTGTTCATTGGGACTTGGACAGCTTACTTCTTCTAGCATTTCTGTTGTTAATGGATCATAGAGATAATCTGTGTGTAGCAGATACCCTGCCTTAGAGGTTGAGGACTTTCACCTTTCCCACCGTGTAATAGATTCTCCATAAGTGCTACTCCTCTATTCTTGAGCTGCTTTTTAAGTATCCCAAATGCACATCTCTGTGAATATTTCCGAAGGCCTATGACATACAAGCATTCTGATCACCACTACAAGCAGGGATTTCATGTTAGCACACAACTATAGCAATTGATATTTTCTGTGTAACATTGCTATCTGGTTGGGATGGCTGGGTTCCACTTACCCACTTTCATTGTGGCTCAGAACATCAATGCTTATGTTACAGTAGGGGACTAATTTACAAAGATAGGTGCTCATTTGAACCAGTGTTGTTGCTGATAGCAACCAAGCTGGTAGTAGATAAATCAGAACTTATTGCTGCTGGTTGTAATGGACAAATGACTAACAGTTATTTGTATGTTAAACTTCCCTTTACCCGCAGACACTTccctattttaatatttaaagaaggTTCTTTGGTACAAACAATCTTATTCAGACCTggaataaaaatatgcaaatgtcGAAATGTTTCCTTCTGACTGGTGTATTCAAATTTAAGTTAACCTATAAATTGTGTGCGGACAAGTGGAAGAATGTTTCCAGTCGACTGAAATCTTGGCACGATGGCCATCAAAATCTCCCTGGTAATCTTCTCTTTCTTCTCCATAGGCTATGGACGGCTTAATCCTTCAATCATTAATATTGCAAATGGTGGTCCTTGGGGTGAGTGGGGGCCACTTCAAGAGTGCAACCAAGGCCATGTGGCCAAAAAATTCTCTATTAAGGTAAGTTAAGATATTTAAAGTCTGGATGGGATGTGGCCAGCTGTAGAAATAATCTAAAGTTCTAAGTCCAAAATCTCTTTAAGACATGACCACATATAGTATACCTTGCTGTACACCTTTTATCTTAAGCAGAGTAACCCTTCCAGGCATTAAAACTTCTGTAGGGAGGGATAAAATAAATAGACTTCTAGTGAAAATGCTTCAttgtttggggttttttgtaTGGTGGTTTAGCATCTTTATGCAATAgtcttatataaacaatagtaggcAGTATCTGAAGTGCTACTACATGCTCTGCTGCCATtccctagtgcagtgatccccaaccaatggctcatgagcaatatgtttctcaccaaccccttggatgttgctcccagtggcctcaaagcaggtgattatttttgaattctaggcttggaggcaagttttggttacatataaaacagctgtactgccaaacagagtctcaatgtaggttgacaatccacagaagggctactaaatggccaatcatagcccttattcggcaccccaagaacatttttcatgagtgtgttgctccccaacgccttttacgtctgaatgttgctcacaggttcaaaaggttggggatccctgccctactACCTAATATATAGGGTCAAAGACAAAGGAGGAGTGTTGGaaaggttactgtctgctctgctttcatttctcctacagaaatagggattgccATCTATGTAAAGCAGGCGTTCTCCTCATAGGGATATCAAAGGTCCTTGTGCTCCATTCTGGAGACCAGTGCCTGGAATGACCAGCCTCAACctagcagtaattccagggtttatTTAGCACAGTTTTCCTAAACTGTGGGGCTCACACCCCTGGGGCACCTGGAGCAGTAGCAATGCAACTAAAAGCCCATTCTAATGGCCAGTCAAGGTGACAATTACTATCCTAGATATTCTTTAAAGTATGACTGCAGCAATGCCAAGTATATCTCTATAGGGGGGACCCTGACAAAAGGTTTGACTCCAAGAAGGACTTAAACAGAtaaagtctgacaaccactgcCCTAATGGGCTGCACCAATGGATACATCTCCCCATAACTCTGACTTGTTCTTTAACAGATTCGAGAAAGCGAAATAGACAAAACAGGTCTCAATGGGATCCGTCTGTACTGCTCAGACTACAATAACACCAGGGAGGTGTCTACAATAAAATCTTCAGAGTCACGGTGAGTTCCAAGAACGTTTTATTGTCTGATGTTTGTATGCTCAACAGCACCCAGCAGACCGCTGATATCATTTTTCTTTAGGAATGTATACATTCCAGGAGTCTACATATCTCACAATATTATCAATGCATACTAGTTTCCATATCTCCAAATATCCATATATGTACAGAAAAGGTTTCCATACCTCCCGGATGCCAACATTCAGGTTTTACATATCTCACAACATCTTGTTTAGGTATGGTACCTTCTAACTCAACACTCCAGGCATTTATAGGTTTATGTACCAACTAACAAGTAGGGGACACTATATGGCCAAGTGTGTGAACATTCCTGACCATTCTGTGTTTCTAAGGGGAGCGCCCCCCATAGTGATCGTTCGAAAAGCACTTGCACCCATTAGTGGTACTTTGTTGCCAACATACTGGTATGGCTTTAGCAATGGTGTTAGTAAACTAAAGACCAATAAAGCTCAGAGAACATGCATGACTAACCACAAACCTTCCGTATATTTAGGAATGGCGACTGGTCCCTCCCTTATTCTTGTGAAAGTGGGTACTTCAATTCCTTCTCATTAAGAGTGGAATCATACCAGGGAAAACTATATGATGACAAAGCCGCTACCAACATCAAGTTTAGGTGCTCGGGCAAAGGTGAAGTTGAAGGACCTGGATTTACGTGGGGGAGTTATGGACCTTGGAGCCAGACTTGCCAGTATGGGATCTGTGGTATTATGACCAAGATAGAACggttattttccttcttttcccTTGATCACACGGGCCTTAATGATGTTCAGTTCCATTGTTGTCCCAGGTGGGGCCAGTAGCAAAAGAAGACTAACTTGCATTTGTTGAACAAGAACTCACCAGCTAGACATAGAATATTCTGCAAATTAAATATCCAAATAAACATTTATGTTATTAACATTTTGTGATATTCTATACTGTATGACTACTTTGCTCTTCTCAATGGATACAAGTAAATAAAGATGCTTTGCTAATCTGTTGCATATTGCTTTTATATGTAAGTTATTGGTTTGGAATCTTGGGGTTCAAGCCGCTTCAGAGATTGTAGATTTGATCAGCCCACATTTTCTTATAATACACCTACACATTGGTATAATACATGTTGTTTGAGACTTCCAAGGTGACTCCTAGAGGATTCAGCCCTACCCCAAGTCTACACAACTAAGACCCCAAGGGTATAATTTAGCAGCTCCgttcaacaaaatatttaaatggtaTCAGGTTAGACATGGTTATTCTGGACATGGAGATTATGAAAAAGCAGGATTACACAAAAGTTCACACAGGTTACTCATCCACCAGTATTGAGACAAACCTGGGACCCCTGCAGGATAGTAGAAGAAAGCAGTGCCTTAGTGGTTCTAAGGAATACCCCAACAACCTTTAAAATAGTCAGATATTCTATAATACATATAGAGTATGGTCCAAATTTTCACCCCTTTGGGACTAGAGCTTTTTTCAGGAGAGCTTCCACCTTGGTTGAGTAGCTTCAACTTGGAACACTAAATGGGTGCCAGGAACTTTTGATTATGGCTTGGCTCTTGGGAACCTAAAGGTCACATGCCAAAGGTTCAGTATTAATTATAAGTATCATATAATTGAtatagttatgggatccattatctggaaaacatttagccagaaagctcagaattctgggaaggccatctccaatagactccattttaaaggataagtaaacctctaaaattagcaaatgtaaaatggatgagggagCTATTCTATGCACttgtgtcatttacattcattatgtattttctttatattccaagatattaagggatacatgtgctgttaatatgaatgaattttgttccaacagcgccacctgctggtcattttcccaccagtctgatgttcttctgcttaggaataaaattagaaacctttctcacatctttcctaagcagaagaacatcagcctctttctttctcctgacaacttccttgactacttgctggtcagactggtgggaaactgaccagcaggtggcgctgttgtaacaaaattcattcatattaacagtacatgtatcccttaatatcttggaataaaaacaaaataaataatgaatgtaaattacaaaagtgcttagaatagccccctcatcaattttacattcacttattttaaaagtttacttatcctttaaacaaatatctcaaatttttttaatcttattggaggcaaaacaacgctattgcttttatttaatgtttaattatttttacccCTTCCAAGTGTAAACGATATTACGTCATTAAAGAAACAATCTAATCAATTAATTCAGAGAGGAAAATATATGTGAGGATTCTCTCTCAGAAGCCAAAATCCTGAAATCTTTTTAATATTGTTCCAATGGAggacagtatctagtagaattaagtctaaagcaagtGGACTTTTTTGcgttttctttccagcttttttccACTCATCGCTTCTTCACAGCTGAAAAAAACCACTCGGATGAgcggtgaaacgttttcaagaaaactcaaaaaagtccacttgctttagacttaactctactaaaTAATGTATATCATGACCTAGATGAATGAGAATCGTAGTTCTATTGGTGGGTTACTCACCGGGGCATTCTCATGGGTTGTCTTACTGGAGTTCAAAGATACCTACCTTCTAAGTATCTGGTGGCTGCTTCTAACCTGTGCTCAGCAAGAGCATTTACCTCCTTCTCTCCTTCAATGTTCCACCCAAAATGACTAACAATGGTGCGTCCACACAAAATACTATCTAGTATGTATGCACACTCTGTGATGTACTGTTGGTCCTGGGCAAATCTTTAATTTGGACTTCAAGGGAtaatctttaaatgaactttaagtatgatgcagaTTGTGATATTCAGAGAGAGCTGGAAGTTGGTCTtcgaatatatttttttcaattatttagctttatttgtTCAATTTCCAATTTCCCATAGCAACCCgtttaaatgaaattaaagggatactgtcatggagatttaaaggagccaatatctcaggctgggtgctatatacctcccatcatacacAGCCAGCCTACTGGGACAGAGCTCTTTGtatgttttacttgtgtgtgtcagtttaatcactctacagactgaacaagagcccaaTCTCAATACACTGGGGATCGACGTTTAGACACTCTAGTGACCGGGGGTGCCTAAAAAATTAATTCACATCAACAATTAACATACACCCCCATGGCACTCCACAAACAATCATCATTTTGACCCTTAATTCAAAGCAGTTTAGACTTTATGAAATTCACAGCACATCCATTCATACGTACAGCACCAAGTAGGACAACAATTGCACATGGAATGCATCCTATTGGTACAACAGATTAGGTGAGTAGAGCATATACCGTTAAGGCACTGAAGAAGGGTAAAGAGTGGTGGGGAGAACATTTAATGGTATGTAATAAAGGAAGGCATCAAAGTAAAGAGTGAAATCCAGAAGGCAACACCAAACATTCCACAAAGGATTCAACCAAGTCCCACCTTCCAAGTCTAATGGCGTGTGATTTTAATGGTTCATATTTGGTTTGAAGAATATAGTTGACACGTTTTAGGTCGTCGTGGGAGGTGGCAAGTCACATCAGGTTATGtgacatcaaggggcaaattcactaagcgccgaagggcctaacgctagcgtcaattcgctagcgttggtcattttcgttacttcgcaaattcactaacgaacgctggcgtagattcgctagtgttacttcgcacccttacgcctggcgaatttgcgcaacggacgtaaactacacaaattcactaacgcgcgcattgtactgaacgctaccttttacgccagacttccttcgccacctcagaccaggcgaagcgcaatagagtagatagggattgcttcaaaaaaagttcaaattttttctaagtcccaaaaaacgctggcgttttttctatattatgggtgatagactgaaaaagatcgaaaaaaattttggggctcccctccttcccccctacatttcctgactcatggcaacttaactatacagtgggcacatgtgtagggcaaaaaaaatgtgaattgtaataacttcgcaaccttacgctacccctgagcgcaacttcggattttagtgaatttgcggagcgctggggcgaaaatacgcctggcaaagtgtgccgaagttacgcctggcgcaactacgaatcttagtgaatttgccccaaagggtgGGCAAGTAGTATGGACGGTCAGTAAAATCAGGGGATGGGCTCATGATGTGGCAATCCTGTTGGCAAAGCATTCAGATTTGCAAAAAGATTCTCCCAGATGCTGCCTCGGCAGGCTTAAATTGAGCTAAGTAGAGTCCTCCTACCAACCACCCACCTAAAAATGCAGTATACTGTCCCCATTGTGCCCCATTTTCCTTATCTGTTGAGAACCAGCAGAGTAGTGAAGCGGGGTTCAGGGCATCATCTAATCATCTGTCCTATGATTTATGGCTTGTGTAGCTGAGGCCTCCAGCTCTTGGCCTGCAATAGAGCCTTTGAGACTTATTAACAGACAAGACACAGAGTGTAAAGCAAGTGTTTAATTAGCTAAAGTATAGAGTAATTAGACACAATCGATACATGTGCAGCCCCAGTATTTCTTATCAAGCTCAAATCTTCTGCTAAATGTGGGGATTAGAGGTAAAATAAGTGCAAGATCATAACTCCCAGGATATAAAGAGTGGTCACATACGGTACAGCTTCAGTAGGCACCATCAGCAGATTCAGTTGTCACAGCAATAATACCGAGTGTCATTGACCACGTCGCCTTCATTAGTTACCTTGGTCTGAATGCCACAGATGCAGATTTTGCATGAATCGCTCCAAGGTCCATAGAACCCCCTTTGGCTTCCAGATCCTTCAATTTCGTGGCCGTCTTCGCAGCTGAACATTGTGTTGGCCAACATGTCATCGTCAATACTCAGGGGGGGAGACACTCTGAGGCGGAAGCGTTTGAGATAGCCACCTGCACACCGGAAAGGGGGAGACCAGCTTCCAGACCTGAATAAATAAGAGGTTCAGGGTCAGTGTTCGGAAATGTTCTATATGGCTTAGTAGAGACTGTAACAATTCAGGTAGTGGATATTTACAGTGTCTTCTAGTGTCTTTTAATACACCTAATTAAGGATACAAGGACTAGAGGGCCAAGTTCCAGAGAGTCACTGATCAGCAACTATATCTACTACTCAGCAACACTGTATCCATAAAGGGTGTCTCTAGCCattccctaacttgtgcatcatttagacactcaagttagggagcaccggttgagtaataaaaaacaaaaggaaaggtGTGGGACAATATCTAAATTACTTTAACAAAATATCATCCCATAGACAAATCTACCAATAGGAAAGCTTCATgggtatgaaaacataattctgcctcttt
Above is a genomic segment from Xenopus laevis strain J_2021 chromosome 3L, Xenopus_laevis_v10.1, whole genome shotgun sequence containing:
- the LOC121401668 gene encoding vitelline membrane outer layer protein 1-like, with the translated sequence MAIKISLVIFSFFSIGYGRLNPSIINIANGGPWGEWGPLQECNQGHVAKKFSIKIRESEIDKTGLNGIRLYCSDYNNTREVSTIKSSESRNGDWSLPYSCESGYFNSFSLRVESYQGKLYDDKAATNIKFRCSGKGEVEGPGFTWGSYGPWSQTCQYGICGIMTKIERLFSFFSLDHTGLNDVQFHCCPRWGQ
- the LOC108710661 gene encoding vitelline membrane outer layer protein 1 homolog → MIHLSISLVLFCLFSFGNTQSNSPPLSVPYGGPAGKWTEIELCPPGTKARGFSVKMKEKQGIPGDSALNGVRLYCSSPSNAEEEYVVTSTEGQSGSWSPPFRCAGGYLKRFRLRVSPPLSIDDDMLANTMFSCEDGHEIEGSGSQRGFYGPWSDSCKICICGIQTKVTNEGDVVNDTRYYCCDN